The genomic interval gctccctcggaagcaggatcatggtgttgccccctgtttcctctcctctccatgGGGCTCCTCCTGCTCTCAGGATCTCTGCAACTGGGGGGTTACAGGTGCACTTCAGACACCGATGCTGAcatctcaaataaaataaaaaatattttaaaaatccctgaaagtaatttctgcaaaactcagacAACAGATTTCATTCGACAGAAATGGTTCCCCCCATTGCCATGTACCCCCTACGGCACAGCCAGGTAGACTCCTGCGGAGCCCATGGGCAcaggtccctgctcctcccgaCACACTCTGCCAGCCTAAAGCAGAGCTCATGGGAAGGAGCTGCACAGAGATCCTCCcaataaaggagagaggcaatgtggtgtttttaatgagaaatggaacattttatttctttaattgattatttttaaaagtcttttctaactTGTCATTGTCCTTTCTTCCTTGGAAAGGTCCCCATGCCCAGGgggagcaaaatgtccaacagcagctccttcaaccagttcctcctcctggcctttgcagacacacgggagctgcagctcttgcacttctcgctcttcctgggcatctacctggctgccctcctggccaacggcctcatcatcaccgccatagcctgcgaccaccgcctccacacccccatgtacttcttcctcctccacctcgccctcctcgacctgggcactgtctcctccactgtccccaaatccatggccaactccctgagggacaccaggaccatttcctatgcaggatgtgctgcccaggtcttttgctttgtcttcttatttacagcagagtattctctcctcactgtcatggcctatgaccgctacattgtcatctgcagacccctgcactatgggaccctcatggacagcagagcttgtgtcaagatggcagcagctgcctgggccactggttttctcaatgctctcctgcacactgccaacacattttccatccctctctgccaaggcaatgtcgtggaccagttcttctgtgaggttcccaagatcctcaagctctcctgctcacactcctacctcagggaagtggggcttaatGTGGTTAGTGTCTTTTCaatgtttgggtgtttcattttcgttgtgctgtcctatgtgcagatcttcagagctgtgctgaggatgccatctgagcagggaaggcacaaagccttctccatgtgcctccctcacctggctgtcgTCTCCCTGTATATTACCACTGTCCTGTTTGCCtccctgaagcccccctccatgtcctccccagctctggatctggtggtggctgttgtgtatgcggtggtgcctccagaAGTGAACCCACttatctacagcatgaggaaccaGGATCTCAAAGATGCtctgaggaaactgattcaaCTGGTTCTAGTTCAGCACAAATAAGGTGCCCATCTCTCCTCACAAGCAGTAACTAATTAATCTCACAAAACTCTTATGCTTTC from Struthio camelus isolate bStrCam1 chromosome 29, bStrCam1.hap1, whole genome shotgun sequence carries:
- the LOC138062726 gene encoding olfactory receptor 14J1-like, which gives rise to LHYGTLMDSRACVKMAAAAWATGFLNALLHTANTFSIPLCQGNVVDQFFCEVPKILKLSCSHSYLREVGLNVVSVFSMFGCFIFVVLSYVQIFRAVLRMPSEQGRHKAFSMCLPHLAVVSLYITTVLFASLKPPSMSSPALDLVVAVVYAVVPPEVNPLIYSMRNQDLKDALRKLIQLVLVQHK